A window of Pecten maximus chromosome 12, xPecMax1.1, whole genome shotgun sequence genomic DNA:
TACTTCAGCCCATGGCCTGTATGGTCCAGGAGAACAGACTTTGTCGAATCCATATTGTCGACAGTTTGGAAGTTTATCTTCACAGActagaaattcaacaaaatacaTGGTAAATACATAGAAACATTCATATTTAAACGGATAAAAAGTAAAAGGAGAAAATCTTCTATTAAATTACATTATACTTTACAAAGGATTGAAAATGCGTCGATGttccattatgtcatcattacGATCTGTGTTGTCACAGATcaaatgacgtcatagatacacGTATCTGACAACCGCATCATCACTTCTTTATCTGCATTAATTtacaattaaacgcttgttaggttgtatctattgacaaatattgacaataattaaaatctaaaaagcGTTTAATTATTATAGTTACATTTGTGCATCTACACACTCACAAGAAACAACTGTATTAAATGAATAAGGCCTCCATCACAGAGAGTgacaaaacatttattaattactAAAAAAGTGATAATACAAAGAGCATAAGGTGAAATTACTcatatataccaaatacattGAAAATATCACTTAGACTAAATATAGAATGATAAGCCGCTGTGGGTTTAACCAAATAAAAACCACCAAAagattgtttgataacataACTCATAAACAAATACACCTTAAATATCACTTTGATTCATTTAAAGCAATAAGCCAAAGGGAGGCGGTGGGTGCGAGTTTGAAATTGAAGTTTGGTCACTCAAAAGCTGATCCTGCAAATTTTAAAGATGGCTGCCTAATGATGAGGATTGACTTGGGACCCCCTTAGGCCAATTGGCCAATCCAATCAGGGGGCACCTTGATCTAACcccaagggacataactcccaTGAAATAGATGGATAGCGACTTAATTATAACAAAGGACATAACCTTTGAGAAACGTAAAGGAATAagtatgtaaaatatgaaataattcttGTATAGTGTTTCCTCTGCATAAATTAAACTAAATACTTAGCTGccttttattcattttaactttGACTTTCTTCAATGAATGCGTGCTTTATTTTCACCCATTTCCATGTATGTTCATGAAAGAAAAGAGTCTTTTaatcaaattcatttctgtGATTGATAAGCAAGCAATCTTTCACACAGTAAAAAGCCTTGCCGTGACAGTGATAAATATGTATCGCAAAATGACGCCATAGTTACGTAATTGTTCTGAATCCTCACTGCCTTTGCTTTATCGTATGgattgttatatcatatatcaaatGACGTCACATATACTTACTGACTGGATCTAAATCCccttcaaattatatttttacacATACGAGTTGCATAAATTGTTACATTGAACGTGTATAGGCGACAGACTTAGGAACACTGCGTATCAAGAGATCATCGTGACAATTAATTTATCTTCATAAATCGATAATCAATAATATGAAATTTCATTCCGTGATAACGAAAAcgatatctataaatagttatCATACTGAAATATATCAACTGTGACCAAAATTGATCACTTACCTTCAGTTACACCTGAAATAGCAATATTTAAAACCCAGATGAGATATATGTTGCAGGTAAATATTAATCATCAAAAAGATGATGATATGATATGTAATGAACTGATTTCTTCCTCCATTCTTTAATCAAACTTTCATTCTTCAAGTATTATCCttatcatatatatgtgatatcgGAGGTCTTGTATTGattatatgtatgtgtacattAGAAGGCTTTTAGTTTTGATAAAAAGTTTATTTTGCCCCAGAATTGTATGGTGCCTATGCCGCCCTTTAATGCTGGACATAATCGTATGTATgaacaagtacatgtatgttacaaaataccAAGACTGTATTCCCGATATAAGGAACCAACCTTTCTAACTTAATGTAACTTATAAACTAATATTTTACTAATACTTTCCAATAACACTCTGCATTGCTATAGCTTCCTGCTTTATGGTGTTCCGTCAGGGCTAAATTACCAATatgaaaacacgatggcgaatgGACGAAAGAGCGAAGGAgcaaaaacaagatggcgaacTTCGCaccttcgccatcgtgttttcgctccttcgctccttcgcgtttaggttGAAGGtgcgatattggaaatttggccctaacggaacaccatactgcctgtatttatttacattattcTGCAATAGATTGTACGAAAATGAACATAACCATTATTTCTACCATCAGATGACTATAGgcggtttatttttttttattcacaaCTGTACGTTTGATAATTTTACACTTGCCATATTGTCCAACCCATTTTCGTAGCACATAGTCAGGATAATAAATTACAATGGAATATTTCCTCCATTGATATATTCTCATCTCTATTAACGCGTACTTAATGATGACCACCATTTGCGTTAGCTGTGATTAGTAACTTTTTATTGTGAAAGTGAATCTCACAGTTGAAAATGCATGGGtgattttaatatgtttatgaAATCAGTTTACCAGTTAAATGGTTTAATAATTTGAACTATAATAGATTTCATAATTGCATGAATAAGTATCTCACTCCAAGCACAtgaatatatgaaaataaatgcaTTGTAGCTCCGACACTGTTCTTTAAGTAGTTCAACCTTCCACAAACGTGCCAAAAACTCGTCACAAGAAAGAATGTGTCGAATGAATCAAATATTACGCAACCATCTTAATTCTAAATAACTATATCTTTGAAAATGGGAAATACCAAACAAAGATCGATACTTAATCAGTAGTGGAGGAGCGAGGAAAGGGAAAACAGGGGCAAGCATGAATATCAACAGTAcaatttacattataaacataacGAAATAATTCATTGATTATTCAGTAACAACTGTTATCTGGCAATTAATATTCTTGGTAAAATTACCTGATGGAGCAGTTACAGCTGCCGTAGTTGCAGAAGGTGCAATTGTGACAGGGCCTAATGGTGTTGCAGAGGGAGAAGTTGTGTCGGGAATTTGTGTTGGTCCTGTAGCGGGTTCTTCTGTTGTTCCGGTCGCCGGCTTCTCTGTACTTCCTCCTGATGGCACTTCTGTAGACCCTGAACCAGGTAGCTCGGTTGTAGTAACTAATATTATACcggaaacaaaaaaaaaacactaataAAAAAGAGAATTGTACAAGTGCTTATTCTCTGTTTTGAGATTATTCTTGCAACAGTTCGATACGTGAAATCGAATAACttcaataaacaaataacaGAAAGCTTGAACCCTAGTAAATACTTGAACATCTGAACACATAAATAGCTAACTCACTACCTCTTTGAAACTGATTAAGTTGGCAGTCCTAAATCGGTGGCAATACCTGGTCCATTTGAAGGCGTTGGTAATCCTGAATCCATTGTCGTATCTGGTCCACTTGGAGATTGAGTTGGTACTCCTGAGTCAGTTGTCATATCGGTTCCACTTTGAGGTTGAGTTGGTACTCCTGAGTCAGTTGTCATATCTGTTCCAACTGGAGATTGAGTTGGTACTCCTGAGTCAGTTGTCATATCTGTTCCACCTGGCAATTTCGTTGGTACTCCTGAATCAGTTGTCGTATCTGGTCCACTTGGAGGTTGAGTTGGTACTCCTGAGTCAGTTGTCATATCTGTTCCACTTGGAGGTTGAGTTGGTACTCCTGAGTCAGTTGTCATATCTGTTCCAACTGGAGATTGAGTTGGTACTCCTGAGTCAGTTGTCGTATCTGGTCCACTTGGAGATTGAGTTGGTACTCCTGAATCAGTTGTCATACCTGTTCCACCTGGTGATTGAGTTGGTACTCCTGAGTCAGTTGTCATATCTGTTCCACCTGGAGATGGAGTTGGTACTCCTGAGTCAGTTGTGGTATCTGTTCCACTTGGAGGTTGAGTTGGTACTCCTGAGTCAGTTGTCATATCTGTTCCAACTGGAGATTGAGTTGGTACTCCTGAGTCAGTTGTCGTATCTGGTCCACTTGGAGATTGAGTTGGTACTCCTGAATCAGTTGTCATACCTGTTCCACCTGGTGATTGAGTTGGTACTCCTGAGTCAGTGGTCGTATCTGGTCCACTTGGAGATTGAGTTGGTACTCCTGAATCAGTTGTCATATCTGTTCCAACTGGAGATTGAGTTGGTACTCCTGAATCAGTTGTCATATCGGTTCCACTTGGAGGTTGAGTTGGTACTCCTGAATCAGTTGTCATATCTGTTCCATTTGGAGATTGAGTTGGTACTCCTGAGTCAGTTGTCATATCTGTTCCACTTGGAGGTTGAGTTGGTACTCCCGAGTCAGTTGTCATATCTGTTCCACTTGGAGGTTGAGTTGGTACTCCTGAGTCAGTTGTCATATCTGTTCCATTTGGAGATTGAGTTGGTACTCCTGAGTCAGTTGTCATATCTGTTCCACTTGGAGGTTGCGTTGGTACTCCTGAGTCAGTTGTCATATCTGTTCCACCTGGAGATTGAGTTGGTACTCCTGAATCAGTTGTCATATCTGTTCCACCTGGAGATTGAGTTGGTACTCCTGAGTCAGTTGTCATATCTGTTCCACTTGGAGATTGAGTTGGTACTCCGGAGTCGGTTGTCATATCTGGTCCGCTTGAAGCTGAAGGAGTTGAAATCGCAGAGTCGGTTGTGTTGTCTGAGCTACTTGGTGAAGGTGTTGTCGAATCTGTCATGTTTTCAGTTGTGTTATTGTCAGGTGCCATTTCAGTAGTGGTAGGGCCCATTTCTGTCGAAGTGGGGGTGTCAGGGGGATTTTCGGTTGTCGTTGGAGGTGGTGCCTCGATGGTAGTTGTAGAAGGAGGGGCCGGTCCCTTTTCTGTCGTTGTTTTAATAGGCTTTGGTGGAAACGCTACAATAAGAGGTCAGAATATCACTGTTAATTAATTAGCGCCTTACTTTATGCATGTAAATACCAATATACGCTATATGCTTTGCATTGTGTCGAATGGATTCAACATTGTACTTTATAAAACTTGTTTCCATTGACGATTACCAAAAGCATTGATTGTGGTCGGCTGAGAAAGGTAAGGGTCAATTTGGCATTCTTTCAAACCAAACAAATGAACTATGACGTTGGCCATTATCATTATCAACTGTTCATTATAAACCTAAATCATTTGATAGCGTGGTTGATTAAATTGTAGGCGAGATAACATACCTGGTTCAACAATTTCTGCGCCAGTACCCTCGTGCTCGGGAACAGGAAGTGCAGGAGGTGGCTCCAGAGTTGTTGGGGCTTTAGTGGACGGAGGACTCTCAGTGGAGGTTAGGGTGGTAGGGGGCTTTTCTGTCATTAATCCATTTGGTTCTGCTCCGGTTCCGGCCTGCCTCTTCACCGCTGGAATCAAATAATGGATAACATGACTTCTTTATATAAACTGCCGGACAGAATGCTCAGGTAATCGTGTCAGTGTATCTGCACATTAACAAATGCCAGAAAGTATTGAGAAAAGTCAATAGTTTTATGAATTCCCCATGTTTTCTATTGCTATGCCTATTCTTTATGCTATGTGGATGAAGTGTGAATTTGTGCTTTTGGgtatatgttaattatttaaCACGTTGACAACAAGTTTATGGTGAGGGTTTTGCACCTTTTGAAATGAAACCCACTGTCAGTTAATGTACATAACCATCTCTCttatatattatgaatatattgAATTACATTTGTCTTTTGCCCTCTCATGAAAAACAAATAAGGCAATATTtatgaattaatttaaattttttatcgGTCTAGCATGTTTATCAAAGTGGATATCTAATATTAAAGTACTTTAAGGCAACCAcgattcatttaaaaaaaaatcactgtagtgtacatatttcattatcataTGCTAGTGTTTGTTTGTGTCGAACGCAGCGTATAAATGCATCTTACATCGTAGAGGTGGAATATTTCGCTTCCCCGGAAAATTGGGCACGGCATATCCTAAAAAGAATCAGAAATAtgcatttgaaatattattgtaAAGCAACGACCACttttatgaatacaattttataAATAGGCTACCAGTAGCGATAAACACATACAGTTGTGTAGATTTGTGTATGTTGTTTTTGGTCGTTATAAGGACAAATACCACTATGAAGATCTTTAGTTGATCAAATGATCCACATGACTCGTGTTAGTTTGCCTGATCAAATTTGTTTTCACAGCGACATCTATAAATAAAGCGTAGCTTGACGTTCGAGATCGCTGAAATGAAAAGTTCTTGACTAACATGAATATCCTATGGAGacgtatgaaaaaaaatcctttatttTAAGTGTAAAATAATTGGTCTTAAAACCAGCTACAAATCAAGTAATGTTTAATACAAATTTATGAAGGCGGTATTAATCCGCAGCTTTATAGTATAGTTAGGAATAGAATATAACCAATTCTATGTTTCATGTGTTCTAAAATTGCTGTTTTTTCGGATTTCAAAATTACGTTTGTACGTATACTATTTGATAACAAAGGTTACAAAGATAATTAATCTgtaaacaacatatacacaacatatTAAAGTGGTTTAAATTGATGGTTAATGAGTTAAATTTGAATCGTTGTATTcgaaataacatatataacgAGGATTACATTGGCAGATTAATTTTTAATTCACTTCTTTAAATCAACAACATTATGCCATTCACGTGATGTTGTCAATTTAAATGTAAAGTATCTAagttaaaaaatgtcaaaatgaatATTGCGAAAATGTATATGATGACTGATATGTCAAGGGAGATAGaatagaaagaagagaaaatatcagTTGCGTGGTAGATCATGCAATCGGGTAAAAAGGTACAATTTTACGCACTACCTACAGGACAGatcaaaaagaaaaatgatatgGACAATGGTATTGATCTCAAACCAATATACTCGAGTCAACAtaggatatatatgtatatatagttatacatgtGTTTGTAACTAAGCAATAGTTAACTATATTTACACGATATCGATGTATTATCATATAAGATTTATAAGAAAGGCAATTGCAGATGATAAAGTTTTTATTAATGCTTCATATTTGCAAAAATACGACAAACTTATGGCAACAGATGTGTTTGACATTGATTCTACTATTAACAGTAACCAGCATTGTGTTAAATATTAATAACACTAATAAAAGGAAAGTTGATGATGAGGTGTAATCTAGGCTGATAGAATAAACGTGACAAAATGacatttatcataattaatacagtttagtttgttttgtttaacgtcctattaacagccagggtcatttaaggacgtgccaggttttggaggtggaggaaagccggagtacccggagaaaaaccaccggcctacggtcagtacctggcaattgccccacgtaggtttcgaactcgccacccagtggtggagggctagtgataaagtgtcggtacaccttaactactcggccaccgcggcccctaattGATACAGAGATTTGCATAAGGAAAATAATGTTACAAACCAAGCGAGTTTATTTAATGCTAAACGGAGGCGTGTAGACTGTCAATAGGCATACAAAGTGGCGAAGGAAgcaaaattatttaatattaaataaatctTAGCGTGCAAATATCCCCAAGCAAGATTAGGAAGCATTACAATAAAGCTTGTCGTCTTAAGCTTACCAAGAACCATATAAATACCACTAAGGAAGCGAGATGGCTGGTACTGTTTGGTGTGGTGATGCAAATTAACGAGCTATCACATGATCTAATTATCAAAAACGACTGTCTGATAGGTAGATAAAGCATTTGTCATAACATGCAACTTCTGAAAGCAATAAATGATCAAACAGGATCCTCAGCAGCAGCATCTGGCATCGTCATTACACATCGGACAGCGAAATAATGATATCGTTATAATGTCTAGAGGCTAAAGAACATAGCCAATCATCGTGACTGACAGTATTACGAAGTAAAAGCACTTGAGGTGGCCATGCAGTATCAGAAAGCGGCACAGCCACAAAGAAGCACCACAAAGTGAATACCTCCACAAAGCAGCACCACAAAGTGGCATCATAACAAACCAGGACCACAAAGTGCCACCATTACAAAAAGCAGCACCACAAAGCGGCACCACCACAAAGCAGCACCACAAAGCAGCACCACGATAAAGCAGCCCCACAAAGCAGCACCACGATAAAGCAGCACCACAAAGCAGCACCACGATAAAGCAGCACCACAAAGCAGCACCACGATAAAGCAGCACCACAAAGCAGCACCATGATAAAGCAGCACCACAAAGCGGCACCACCACGATAAAGCAGCACCACAAAGCAGCACCACCACAAAGCAGTACCACAAAGCAGCACCACGATAAAGCAGCACCACAAAGCGGCAAAACAAGCAGCGTAATCGCCGCCGATCATGAGATAGGGAGTTGACCTGGCATCGATGTTGCTGGAACCGGATTCTGTAAAGACGGCGTTACACCTGCAGAACctggaaaaaaaacattaagATTATTTCTCCTGAATCAACCcgtgttatttatttataaggGAATTGCATTGTTTGTTCGGAAAATCGTTAAAGATATTAagaatcaatttattttctaatGATTTGAAATCGTTTACAGAGTAAAATGATACCATTGAAAACGGACAGAAATAAAGAATGATCATTGTATTTAGTGAAGCACAAAGCAATCTTACCTTTATGGACAAGCTGCATATTGAACAAGCAGGcgaatatcaaatatttttctaCGTTTTAAATGAGGATTGCGCGAAATAAAGCAAAGAAGTCTCACCATCCAAAGCATAGATCTACATTAGGcgacaaataacaaaatacatctTATTATCTAACTCATATTGGATTAATTGATAGTCAAGCAGTGAAACTTTTACGGAGGGTATTAGACAGAAAATACAACCGATTTTCAAAAACCTAGTAAAGATGATTTATTTGAATTCTAATTGAAATTGTATATAAGGTACGTATTCATCATGCAAATGAACACTTTATAAATGGGTTGTAAATGTGATCAAGGAAAGGTTTGTGAGCGATTAAACACGAGATGTCATTTGTTCGCAATACGTAAGCATAAGATAATACACTGATTACATTATTAACAGCAGAAAAAGCTTTGGTTTATCAGACATTAATGGGATGTTCTCGTCTCATGCTTACCGATCTGTGGTGTTAGAACTAGTTAGAAGAAACGTCCAATCATTATGTGTACATACCGCAATACCTATGCGCTCAGCTATTATATTGTCAAACAAGCATCAAGAGAGATTAACGTTATAATGAATCCTAATTCACTTCATTCAATTTGAAAGAAAGACAAATACCCCAGGTTTAAAAGATTATATGGACTCTTCAGCATTCATTGAGCAATATTAAGActtgcaaatacatgtattgaaaagaTCAGCAAGCGCGATTGTTATATAAGAATCATTTTGCATATTCTGGCGACTGAATCAACTTTTTGAATGAAGATTTAACGGTAAAGCAGCTTGCGAACAGgctaaaaaataaatcatacaaataACATGCCAACATATAACCTAAAGCAGTATGCCgtcataacaaaacattttactttaaaatataaaaactatataagataaaaaaaaataatgacaatcCATTTAACAATACCAAGATTGGTTCTGTCATGATTATAACAACAATCGTTTTGGCATAAATATTATTAACACTTAACAAAGAGTATACACAaatcatactgtatatatatatatcttggttaatttgtatttgtttatttatatatatatatatttatttatttgcaaCAATGCACACTACAAACACATAACAACTATGGAACGATTCACAAACCGTACTGTGACATACAAATCATACaatgaaaaatgtttataaataaaaatgattcaCTAACTATTCGTCCAACTACCCTTAAGGCAATGGACAAGGTAcaacaatatacataaataaatatggtTCACAAAGTATTCGTCAAACTACCCTTAGAGCAATGGATACCCCGTAcaacaatatacataaataaatatggtTCACAAATTATTCGTCCAACTACCATTAGAGCAATGGGCACCCCGCAcaacaatatacataaataaatatgatttacaaattattcgTCCAACTACCCTTAGAGCATTGGACACCCCGCACaacaatttacataaataaatatgatacactaactATACGTTCAGCTTCCCGTAGAACAATGGAAACCCGGCACgacaatatacataaataaatatgatacactaactATACGTTCAACTACCCCCACAACAATATACGAATGACATGCAGTCCTTGTAACACGTAAATCATGGTGTAAACAGCATACAGTCTATATAAGTCATTCAATAACAGTTTCACAATTTTAACTGTTCTTGGAATGACTGATTTTTCCTCGATACTTTTATTGTGTTAATAAAACCTTGTGTTAACTCTATCTAAAATATGCTATTGATAATAGCTGGCTAAGTAAGCAACTGAAAATGCAAAAATAAGCACGTGAGAGTAAAGCTCACCTGCACCACCGCTACACAGATTACAGTGTTTCCTGCAGTTGTCAGTGGCCCATATATGGAACTGGGCATCAGTACAGGACGCTGGATCATACTGGTCGCAGTTGTTGATTTTGTCAACACATGCAGGTGGCGGGGTTGGTACGCCTGTCAATATGGCATGAGGGAGATTGATTGTAAAGCAAGTTAGGTATGCAATGTTTATAAATTCAAAAATCTAAAAGCAATGAACCAACTtttatgatatttcttttttccCAAAAGCTAAGGATAAAAGCGACATCTACACTGAACCCTGGTTTGTGGTTTTTAATTTAAGTATTTACCCTGGGTCAAGGGTACTGGCATCACTAagtttaaacaattttttatagtaattttcttttcttttcctcCTAAAGGTTTCTTTTTATCCTATTAATATAGAATTACTTTATCTTGATATTGCATATTCCTCACTTATCAATATCAGTTCTGGTACTGTGTAGGAATATGAAAATAAGAGGAACACGTATATATCTCCGCAATGTATTGGTTTTCCTATATTCTATTGATTTTATTCCAATTTTTACACAAAGGCGTCAGGaaatgtaattaacatatcTACAGAAAAGTATATCAACTAATTAATTCATTGAAAGAATGCCTTTATTCTTTTCCATGACGAGATCATGTTATCACTATAATATCTGACATAGATACCTCAACCATACCGTAACGATAAACAATAGCGATATTGCCCATATTTTGGTCTGTTGATATGAGCCATCTTACAGTCTTAGCATTAGTAATTTTATACCATATCTTATTTTAACTTTCTTTTTTGTTACAGACAGAAATCTTATTGCACTCCAATAAAATAATAATCCTAATGTCCTATGGACTGACAGGTATACCCATCAATCTATAAACCTGTTCTGCCAGATGTATGATAAAAGCATCAGAAAGATATCGAACGGGCGTTATATGCGAAGCTAATA
This region includes:
- the LOC117339108 gene encoding mucin-2-like isoform X2, which encodes MLSFVCISVLCLTGAFAVSPDNKRDDSGFQLFVGTQAPQLPNSGGVDLNCVDKQANCVAFGKQSCQPPYDKWAKDNCANFCGFCQGPTTPAPACVDKIQNCEAYGQTVCNDPQYGTWAVENCRYFCRKCTVQQLQVADSMTTTIAPERCVDKVDCRLYGKSSCSGNFKGWANENCMNYCGFCVGVPTPPPACVDKINNCDQYDPASCTDAQFHIWATDNCRKHCNLCSGGAVLTPQIGSAGVTPSLQNPVPATSMPGYAVPNFPGKRNIPPLRSVKRQAGTGAEPNGLMTEKPPTTLTSTESPPSTKAPTTLEPPPALPVPEHEGTGAEIVEPAFPPKPIKTTTEKGPAPPSTTTIEAPPPTTTENPPDTPTSTEMGPTTTEMAPDNNTTENMTDSTTPSPSSSDNTTDSAISTPSASSGPDMTTDSGVPTQSPSGTDMTTDSGVPTQSPGGTDMTTDSGVPTQSPGGTDMTTDSGVPTQPPSGTDMTTDSGVPTQSPNGTDMTTDSGVPTQPPSGTDMTTDSGVPTQPPSGTDMTTDSGVPTQSPNGTDMTTDSGVPTQPPSGTDMTTDSGVPTQSPVGTDMTTDSGVPTQSPSGPDTTTDSGVPTQSPGGTGMTTDSGVPTQSPSGPDTTTDSGVPTQSPVGTDMTTDSGVPTQPPSGTDTTTDSGVPTPSPGGTDMTTDSGVPTQSPGGTGMTTDSGVPTQSPSGPDTTTDSGVPTQSPVGTDMTTDSGVPTQPPSGTDMTTDSGVPTQPPSGPDTTTDSGVPTKLPGGTDMTTDSGVPTQSPVGTDMTTDSGVPTQPQSGTDMTTDSGVPTQSPSGPDTTMDSGLPTPSNGPVTTTELPGSGSTEVPSGGSTEKPATGTTEEPATGPTQIPDTTSPSATPLGPVTIAPSATTAAVTAPSVCEDKLPNCRQYGFDKVCSPGPYRPWAEVRCRKFCGFCGAPTTPPPCQDVLPNCAEYNDDLCSNPIFKIFREDNCRAFCKLCDNPLAPPTTQPVSTTPDAIMQSLKNNCRNIRTDCDYFQDTSCFNEYESWARRNCALRCGYCPGKEEPCQDTDPLCSEYGADLCTGYEGFARDKCRKFCNLCGNPVPPSSIPGSSNSTGTARPFPPSGQPNLKPTSANNLTAASQILSHTYEGPPSDIPGFCQYKDQYLNLTQTYKDGCDVRCTCLDNIRNTVVCTDVCPTWTSTPSECHLEKVAGECCDRLICSGDILPGVPQVNPTQVPVNPT
- the LOC117339108 gene encoding mucin-2-like isoform X8, whose product is MLSFVCISVLCLTGAFAVSPDNKRDDSGFQLFVGTQAPQLPNSGGVDLRYAVPNFPGKRNIPPLRSVKRQAGTGAEPNGLMTEKPPTTLTSTESPPSTKAPTTLEPPPALPVPEHEGTGAEIVEPAFPPKPIKTTTEKGPAPPSTTTIEAPPPTTTENPPDTPTSTEMGPTTTEMAPDNNTTENMTDSTTPSPSSSDNTTDSAISTPSASSGPDMTTDSGVPTQSPSGTDMTTDSGVPTQSPGGTDMTTDSGVPTQSPGGTDMTTDSGVPTQPPSGTDMTTDSGVPTQSPNGTDMTTDSGVPTQPPSGTDMTTDSGVPTQPPSGTDMTTDSGVPTQSPNGTDMTTDSGVPTQPPSGTDMTTDSGVPTQSPVGTDMTTDSGVPTQSPSGPDTTTDSGVPTQSPGGTGMTTDSGVPTQSPSGPDTTTDSGVPTQSPVGTDMTTDSGVPTQPPSGTDTTTDSGVPTPSPGGTDMTTDSGVPTQSPGGTGMTTDSGVPTQSPSGPDTTTDSGVPTQSPVGTDMTTDSGVPTQPPSGTDMTTDSGVPTQPPSGPDTTTDSGVPTKLPGGTDMTTDSGVPTQSPVGTDMTTDSGVPTQPQSGTDMTTDSGVPTQSPSGPDTTMDSGLPTPSNGPVTTTELPGSGSTEVPSGGSTEKPATGTTEEPATGPTQIPDTTSPSATPLGPVTIAPSATTAAVTAPSGVTEVCEDKLPNCRQYGFDKVCSPGPYRPWAEVRCRKFCGFCGAPTTPPPCQDVLPNCAEYNDDLCSNPIFKIFREDNCRAFCKLCDNPLAPPTTQPVSTTPDAIMQSLKNNCRNIRTDCDYFQDTSCFNEYESWARRNCALRCGYCPGKEEPCQDTDPLCSEYGADLCTGYEGFARDKCRKFCNLCGNPVPPSSIPGSSNSTGTARPFPPSGQPNLKPTSANNLTAASQILSHTYEGPPSDIPGFCQYKDQYLNLTQTYKDGCDVRCTCLDNIRNTVVCTDVCPTWTSTPSECHLEKVAGECCDRLICSGDILPGVPQVNPTQVPVNPT
- the LOC117339108 gene encoding cell surface glycoprotein 1-like isoform X1, translated to MLSFVCISVLCLTGAFAVSPDNKRDDSGFQLFVGTQAPQLPNSGGVDLNCVDKQANCVAFGKQSCQPPYDKWAKDNCANFCGFCQGPTTPAPACVDKIQNCEAYGQTVCNDPQYGTWAVENCRYFCRKCTVQQLQVADSMTTTIAPERCVDKVDCRLYGKSSCSGNFKGWANENCMNYCGFCVGVPTPPPACVDKINNCDQYDPASCTDAQFHIWATDNCRKHCNLCSGGAVLTPQIGSAGVTPSLQNPVPATSMPGYAVPNFPGKRNIPPLRSVKRQAGTGAEPNGLMTEKPPTTLTSTESPPSTKAPTTLEPPPALPVPEHEGTGAEIVEPAFPPKPIKTTTEKGPAPPSTTTIEAPPPTTTENPPDTPTSTEMGPTTTEMAPDNNTTENMTDSTTPSPSSSDNTTDSAISTPSASSGPDMTTDSGVPTQSPSGTDMTTDSGVPTQSPGGTDMTTDSGVPTQSPGGTDMTTDSGVPTQPPSGTDMTTDSGVPTQSPNGTDMTTDSGVPTQPPSGTDMTTDSGVPTQPPSGTDMTTDSGVPTQSPNGTDMTTDSGVPTQPPSGTDMTTDSGVPTQSPVGTDMTTDSGVPTQSPSGPDTTTDSGVPTQSPGGTGMTTDSGVPTQSPSGPDTTTDSGVPTQSPVGTDMTTDSGVPTQPPSGTDTTTDSGVPTPSPGGTDMTTDSGVPTQSPGGTGMTTDSGVPTQSPSGPDTTTDSGVPTQSPVGTDMTTDSGVPTQPPSGTDMTTDSGVPTQPPSGPDTTTDSGVPTKLPGGTDMTTDSGVPTQSPVGTDMTTDSGVPTQPQSGTDMTTDSGVPTQSPSGPDTTMDSGLPTPSNGPVTTTELPGSGSTEVPSGGSTEKPATGTTEEPATGPTQIPDTTSPSATPLGPVTIAPSATTAAVTAPSGVTEVCEDKLPNCRQYGFDKVCSPGPYRPWAEVRCRKFCGFCGAPTTPPPCQDVLPNCAEYNDDLCSNPIFKIFREDNCRAFCKLCDNPLAPPTTQPVSTTPDAIMQSLKNNCRNIRTDCDYFQDTSCFNEYESWARRNCALRCGYCPGKEEPCQDTDPLCSEYGADLCTGYEGFARDKCRKFCNLCGNPVPPSSIPGSSNSTGTARPFPPSGQPNLKPTSANNLTAASQILSHTYEGPPSDIPGFCQYKDQYLNLTQTYKDGCDVRCTCLDNIRNTVVCTDVCPTWTSTPSECHLEKVAGECCDRLICSGDILPGVPQVNPTQVPVNPT